Proteins encoded in a region of the Frondihabitans sp. 762G35 genome:
- the nudC gene encoding NAD(+) diphosphatase, with product MPALPSERDAQSSFTSKLPLSRHQVDRDYLTRERDDLFSELLADEATRILPVWQGRALFHTETQLRLVAPDEVPAEAELIYLGRSVVSEGQEPAGTPFLAAILTDEQAEQVASADDWGNLRMFATGLSARDAGLATEAIAVANWHASHRYSPRTGRPLRSAKGGWVRQEQEDGHEIFPRTDPAIIVGVTDADDRLLLGSNAMWDTNRYSLLAGFVEPGESLEQAVEREIFEESGIHVTNPVYLGSQPWPFPASLMIGFRATVDATDPGSLTPDGAEIVDLRWFTREELASAGDTVILPGRSSIARAIIEDWYGAELED from the coding sequence ATGCCTGCACTTCCGTCCGAAAGGGACGCGCAGTCCTCCTTCACCTCGAAGCTCCCCCTCTCCCGGCACCAGGTCGATCGCGACTACCTCACCCGGGAGCGCGACGACCTCTTCTCCGAGCTGCTGGCCGACGAGGCCACGCGCATCCTGCCCGTCTGGCAGGGTCGCGCGCTGTTCCACACCGAGACCCAGCTCCGGCTGGTGGCACCCGACGAGGTGCCGGCCGAGGCCGAGCTGATCTACCTGGGCCGCTCCGTCGTGTCGGAGGGGCAGGAGCCGGCCGGCACGCCGTTCCTGGCCGCCATCCTCACCGACGAGCAGGCCGAGCAGGTCGCCTCGGCCGACGACTGGGGCAACCTGCGCATGTTCGCCACGGGTCTCAGCGCCCGCGACGCCGGTCTCGCCACCGAGGCCATCGCCGTCGCCAACTGGCACGCCTCCCACCGCTACTCGCCCCGCACCGGGCGTCCGCTCCGTTCCGCCAAGGGCGGCTGGGTTCGGCAGGAGCAGGAGGACGGTCACGAGATCTTCCCGCGCACCGACCCGGCGATCATCGTCGGAGTGACCGACGCCGACGACCGACTCCTGCTCGGCTCGAACGCGATGTGGGACACCAACCGCTACTCGCTCCTCGCCGGCTTCGTGGAGCCGGGGGAGTCGCTCGAGCAGGCCGTCGAGCGTGAGATCTTCGAGGAATCGGGCATCCACGTGACGAATCCGGTCTACCTCGGCTCGCAGCCGTGGCCGTTCCCGGCGTCGCTCATGATCGGCTTCCGCGCGACCGTCGACGCCACGGACCCGGGGAGCCTCACCCCCGACGGCGCGGAGATCGTCGACCTGCGCTGGTTCACCCGCGAGGAACTCGCCTCGGCCGGCGACACCGTCATCCTGCCGGGCCGATCGTCGATCGCGCGCGCGATCATCGAGGACTGGTACGGCGCCGAGCTCGAGGACTGA
- a CDS encoding ATP-dependent helicase produces MAQTASSPSSRPGFLPVPGRPGAHPGVRDSDAGLDPSQLRVLALADGECAAVIGAPGSGKTAALVEFVVDRVHREGWGPSSILALAPTRSTATRLRDVLAARLDVPTPGPLARTVASLAFDVVGHAARVALSGPPTLLTGGEQDSIIRALLDGHVEEGTGPEWPEKLGPSVRALRGFRTELRELLMRATEHGVDADGLRRLGRQTDRPEWVAAADFSDEYHRVVDDLGSRALDAAELVDYAVAALDRGETAPVVDGLRVVVVDDAQEATESTLSLLRALVRRGVAVVAFGDPDLATNAFRGGSPDVLGRLAQRLGIEAVTTIHLESVHRHAPRVRALVSSITDRIGTAGAGRQHAARSDVADDPTVPPLWRIESDTPAHEIAAVGRALREHHLFSGVPWSRMLVVVRNGALVPSVARSLQVHEVPTRTPVAGRAVRDEYGARHLLLAASVATGRQELAADVVSELLSGPLAGFDALSLRRLRLAIRAEELAAGGTRSADALLVEALSGPGRFATIDSRFAARAGRFATSLDSARAEAVAGGSIEEVLWGLWERSGLARDWSEQSRGHGILAAEADRHLDGVVALFTAAKRFVERSPEADARSFLDQMLGADVPEDTLSPQALSDSVLVTTPSGAIGLEVDVVAVVRLQDGIWPNLRVRGGLLEPDGLVEAAQEAQEVLGSDGDTVTSVADSVDRRAGVLSDELRMFALATSRATRQVILSATVNDDEAPSMFLRLLPADLPAADVRPPLSLRGLVGHLRHAAVADPSATRRDEAASALARLATEEVAGASPDEWYGLLAPSTEEPLVDLTDPEARVAVSPSQIGSFEECPLHWFIDRFGGSAPSSAMGLGTVIHDAMEHAVDIDPVSLWASVEARWGELEFESAWMSEAERKRARTMTDALASYLRDFVQAQGELLGAESSFQVDVGQALLRGTVDRVEGRADGAVVIVDLKTGKSVPTVAEGATNPQLASYQLALAEGGLEAAPSDSARGGAKLLFVAKGTRGKPYSERWQEAFGDDDLDAFRQRVRGDAAGMADRVFLARVDDHCTGRFGGSCSIHVVGEVTQ; encoded by the coding sequence GTGGCTCAGACAGCATCCTCCCCGTCCTCGCGACCGGGGTTCCTCCCCGTCCCCGGGCGACCCGGTGCGCATCCGGGTGTGCGCGACTCCGACGCCGGCCTCGACCCGTCGCAGCTGCGGGTCCTGGCTCTCGCCGACGGCGAGTGCGCCGCGGTCATCGGTGCTCCGGGTTCCGGCAAGACCGCCGCTCTCGTGGAGTTCGTCGTCGATCGCGTGCACCGCGAGGGATGGGGCCCGTCGTCGATCCTGGCGCTCGCGCCGACCCGGTCGACCGCCACGCGGCTCCGCGACGTCCTGGCGGCTCGTCTCGACGTGCCGACGCCCGGTCCTCTCGCTCGAACCGTCGCCTCGCTGGCCTTCGACGTCGTCGGTCACGCGGCCCGGGTGGCCCTCAGCGGCCCGCCCACCCTCCTCACCGGCGGCGAGCAGGACTCCATCATCCGAGCCCTGCTCGACGGTCACGTCGAGGAGGGCACCGGTCCCGAGTGGCCGGAGAAGCTCGGTCCGTCGGTGCGCGCCCTCCGCGGGTTCCGGACCGAGCTCCGCGAGCTCCTCATGCGGGCGACCGAGCACGGCGTCGACGCCGACGGCCTGCGACGCCTCGGCCGGCAGACCGACCGTCCCGAGTGGGTCGCCGCCGCCGACTTCTCCGACGAGTACCACCGGGTCGTCGACGACCTCGGCTCTCGCGCCCTCGACGCCGCCGAGCTGGTCGACTACGCCGTCGCGGCGCTCGACCGCGGTGAGACGGCCCCCGTGGTCGACGGGCTGCGGGTCGTGGTCGTCGACGACGCCCAGGAGGCGACCGAGTCGACCCTGTCGCTCCTGCGCGCCCTCGTCCGCCGCGGCGTCGCGGTCGTCGCGTTCGGCGACCCCGATCTCGCCACCAACGCGTTCCGCGGGGGCTCGCCCGACGTCCTCGGCCGCCTCGCGCAGCGACTCGGCATCGAAGCCGTCACGACGATCCATCTCGAGAGCGTGCATCGGCACGCTCCCCGCGTGCGCGCGCTCGTGTCGAGCATCACCGATCGCATCGGGACGGCGGGGGCGGGTCGACAGCACGCCGCGCGATCCGACGTCGCCGACGATCCGACGGTACCGCCCCTCTGGCGGATCGAATCCGACACCCCGGCCCACGAGATCGCCGCCGTCGGGCGGGCGCTCCGCGAACACCACCTCTTCTCGGGCGTGCCGTGGTCGCGCATGCTCGTCGTCGTCCGCAACGGTGCCCTGGTGCCGTCCGTCGCGCGATCGCTCCAGGTGCACGAGGTGCCCACGCGCACCCCCGTGGCAGGCCGGGCCGTCCGCGACGAGTACGGCGCGCGCCACCTCCTGCTCGCCGCCTCCGTCGCGACCGGCAGGCAGGAGCTCGCGGCCGACGTCGTCTCCGAGCTGCTCTCCGGCCCGCTCGCCGGCTTCGACGCCCTCTCCCTCCGCCGCCTCCGCCTCGCGATCCGCGCCGAGGAGCTCGCCGCGGGAGGGACGCGGTCGGCCGATGCCCTGCTCGTCGAGGCGCTCTCCGGCCCGGGCCGGTTCGCCACCATCGACTCCCGGTTCGCCGCGCGCGCCGGGCGGTTCGCGACCAGCCTCGACAGCGCCCGCGCGGAGGCGGTCGCCGGCGGGAGCATCGAGGAGGTCCTCTGGGGGCTCTGGGAGCGCAGCGGACTCGCTCGCGACTGGAGCGAGCAGTCCCGCGGCCACGGCATCCTGGCGGCCGAGGCCGACCGGCACCTCGACGGAGTGGTGGCCCTGTTCACGGCGGCCAAGCGGTTCGTCGAGCGGAGCCCGGAGGCCGACGCCCGGTCCTTCCTCGATCAGATGCTCGGCGCCGACGTGCCCGAGGACACCCTCTCGCCGCAGGCCCTGTCCGACTCCGTGCTCGTGACGACGCCGTCCGGAGCCATCGGGCTCGAGGTCGACGTCGTCGCCGTCGTCCGCCTACAGGACGGCATCTGGCCGAACCTCCGCGTCCGCGGCGGTCTGCTCGAGCCGGACGGACTCGTGGAGGCGGCGCAGGAGGCGCAGGAGGTGCTCGGTTCCGACGGAGACACCGTCACCTCCGTCGCCGACTCGGTCGATCGGCGCGCGGGCGTCCTCTCCGACGAGCTGCGCATGTTCGCCCTGGCCACCTCGCGCGCCACCCGGCAGGTGATCCTGTCCGCGACGGTCAACGACGACGAGGCGCCGTCGATGTTCCTCCGGCTCCTCCCGGCCGACCTCCCCGCAGCCGACGTCCGGCCACCGCTGTCGCTCCGCGGCCTGGTCGGCCACCTCCGACACGCCGCCGTCGCCGACCCGTCGGCGACTCGACGCGACGAGGCCGCCTCGGCGCTCGCCCGGCTCGCGACGGAGGAGGTCGCCGGAGCCTCGCCCGACGAGTGGTACGGCCTCCTGGCCCCGTCGACGGAGGAGCCCCTCGTCGACCTCACCGACCCGGAGGCCCGGGTCGCCGTGTCGCCCTCGCAGATCGGCAGCTTCGAGGAGTGCCCGCTGCACTGGTTCATCGACCGCTTCGGCGGCTCCGCCCCGAGTTCCGCGATGGGCCTCGGAACCGTCATCCACGACGCGATGGAGCACGCCGTCGACATCGATCCGGTGTCCCTCTGGGCGAGCGTCGAGGCGCGCTGGGGCGAGCTCGAGTTCGAGTCGGCCTGGATGTCCGAGGCCGAGAGGAAGCGCGCGCGCACCATGACCGACGCCCTCGCCTCCTACCTGCGCGACTTCGTCCAGGCTCAGGGCGAATTGCTCGGGGCCGAGTCGAGCTTCCAGGTCGACGTCGGACAGGCGCTCCTCCGCGGCACCGTCGACCGCGTCGAGGGTCGAGCCGACGGAGCCGTCGTCATCGTCGACCTCAAGACCGGCAAATCCGTCCCCACCGTCGCCGAGGGGGCGACCAACCCGCAGCTCGCCAGCTACCAGCTCGCGCTCGCCGAGGGCGGCCTCGAAGCGGCTCCGAGCGACTCGGCGAGAGGCGGGGCGAAGCTCCTCTTCGTGGCCAAGGGCACCCGGGGCAAGCCCTACTCCGAGCGGTGGCAGGAGGCTTTCGGCGACGACGATCTCGACGCCTTCCGCCAGCGGGTCCGCGGCGACGCGGCAGGGATGGCCGACCGCGTCTTCCTCGCGCGGGTCGACGACCACTGCACCGGTCGCTTCGGGGGATCCTGCTCCATCCACGTCGTCGGAGAGGTGACCCAGTGA
- a CDS encoding ferritin-like fold-containing protein, with amino-acid sequence MSRVELGDFTPDLDVYLGQAAYLQLALFESLGRAASIAPSTRAKALTGLIATSTLERHRGLLREIERSGGDPADLMQPHRSVIDDFQRRTGGGDWYETILATYVAAGLLDDVFSRLTAGLPADYRDRVVEILESDAEVDEAEIVAELSLAIGADPRLASRLALWGRRLVGDTLLVARAAISASHQSADDERLEPVFTELIAAHTRRMDALGLTA; translated from the coding sequence GTGAGCCGCGTCGAGCTCGGCGACTTCACGCCCGACCTCGACGTCTACCTCGGTCAGGCCGCTTACCTCCAGCTCGCACTCTTCGAATCCCTCGGTCGCGCGGCGAGCATCGCGCCCAGCACGCGCGCCAAGGCCCTCACCGGTCTCATCGCGACCTCGACCCTGGAACGGCACCGAGGGCTCCTGCGCGAGATCGAGCGCTCGGGCGGCGACCCCGCCGACCTGATGCAGCCCCACCGCTCGGTCATCGACGACTTCCAGCGGCGGACGGGCGGCGGCGACTGGTACGAGACGATCCTCGCGACCTACGTCGCGGCCGGCCTCCTCGACGACGTCTTCTCGCGCCTGACGGCGGGTCTTCCGGCCGACTACCGCGACCGCGTCGTCGAGATCCTCGAGAGCGACGCCGAGGTCGACGAGGCCGAGATCGTCGCCGAGCTGTCTCTGGCGATCGGCGCCGATCCGAGACTCGCCTCGCGGCTCGCCCTCTGGGGCAGGAGGCTCGTGGGAGACACCCTCCTCGTCGCGCGCGCCGCCATCTCGGCCTCGCACCAGTCGGCCGACGACGAGCGGTTGGAGCCCGTGTTCACCGAGCTGATCGCCGCTCACACGCGACGGATGGACGCCCTCGGCCTGACCGCCTAG
- a CDS encoding ATP-dependent DNA helicase: protein MTGIRYSALDVAARLELPPPTLEQQRVIEAPLAPALVVAGAGSGKTETMAGRVVWLLANGLVTVPQVLGLTFTRKAAGELAKRIEKRILLLGEKGLLDTELDPFDAPTVSTYNAFANTIFRDNALLVGRESESQVLGEASAWQLARSLVVASSDERLAGLGRSVDSLTEAVIALSHALGENVAEASRVETMAERFLDLASLPSAKGSSYLSVTTATAAVAALPPLLDLAERFALEKERRGFVEFSDQVALALRVCETQPGVLEEHRERFRVVLLDEYQDTSVVQTRLLARLFAGTGVMAVGDPHQSIYGFRGASAANLGRFPDDFGAASGSTFTLSTSWRNPVRVLDAANTVVDELSRASKVEVGRLRPRDGAPEGAVEVAFGETLVDEADQVALWFRRALEVPDADGEKRTAALLFRSKATLPAFVEAFTRAGVPHHVLGVGGLLRRPEIVDLVSCLRVLHDPSAGSELIRLLAGARWRVGVKDIAVLRRVASWLFAHDHAQKKLPDDVTDRFRSSVSPGEHGSIVDALDFVGTAPTSHTQLEGFTSEGLARMRRLARQLAFLRNRIGLDLVDLVALVTQEMLLDVEVAAASGSLHGGGYLQAFEDELAGYVATDESASLAGFLSWLAAAERRDDLGPRSDASERGVVQLLTVHGSKGLEWQIVGVPRLVEGELPGTSREGRGWLSFGQLPFEFRGDAGELPVLPWRGVDDQKEFDQGLKVFEAELKERHLQEERRLAYVAMTRAQDDLLLSGSFWATQTKPRNPSPYLVELVEAGIVPQEALPDAPDSDENPLAELSRTLTWPFDPLGKRRAAVESAAEAVRRAPADAGRWTGDLELLLRERAAGRERASLVGLPQRIPASRFRDFVNDPAAVAQALRRPLPERPYRATRLGTLFHSWVEERYRPTGRGEMLDAGAFDLDVDPEEGPQQRVAADAPVDADDARRLADLQATFERSEWAEREPVDVELEIHLPLGTRTVICKIDAVFEREGRFQVVDWKTGKAPRDAADLAQKQLQLALYREAYSAYRGIDAESIDACFYFVADDEVLEPDRVSDRDELERLWAAVESGSAGRPA from the coding sequence GTGACCGGTATCCGCTATTCGGCGCTCGACGTGGCCGCGCGCCTCGAGCTGCCGCCGCCCACCCTCGAGCAGCAGCGCGTGATCGAGGCGCCGCTCGCGCCCGCCCTCGTCGTCGCGGGCGCCGGGAGCGGGAAGACCGAGACGATGGCGGGCCGGGTCGTCTGGCTCCTGGCGAACGGTCTCGTGACCGTTCCGCAGGTCCTCGGTCTCACCTTCACCCGCAAGGCGGCCGGCGAGCTCGCCAAGCGCATCGAGAAGCGCATCCTGCTGCTCGGCGAGAAGGGCCTCCTCGACACGGAGCTCGACCCGTTCGACGCCCCGACGGTGTCGACCTACAACGCTTTCGCCAACACCATCTTCCGCGACAACGCGCTCCTCGTGGGTCGCGAGAGCGAGTCGCAGGTGCTCGGCGAGGCGTCCGCGTGGCAGCTCGCGCGCTCCCTCGTCGTGGCGAGCTCCGACGAGCGTCTCGCGGGTCTGGGTCGGTCCGTCGACTCGCTCACCGAGGCCGTCATCGCGCTGAGCCACGCCCTCGGCGAGAACGTGGCCGAGGCGTCGCGCGTCGAGACCATGGCCGAGAGGTTCCTCGACCTGGCGTCCCTCCCGTCCGCCAAGGGCTCGTCCTACCTCAGCGTCACGACGGCGACCGCCGCCGTCGCCGCCCTGCCGCCCCTCCTCGACCTCGCCGAGCGGTTCGCGCTCGAGAAGGAGCGCCGCGGCTTCGTGGAGTTCTCCGACCAGGTCGCCCTGGCGCTGCGCGTCTGCGAGACGCAGCCCGGCGTGCTGGAGGAGCACCGGGAGCGGTTCCGCGTCGTCCTGCTCGACGAATACCAAGACACCAGCGTCGTGCAGACGCGACTGCTCGCCCGCCTCTTCGCCGGGACGGGTGTCATGGCCGTCGGCGATCCGCACCAGTCGATCTACGGGTTCCGCGGGGCCAGCGCCGCGAACCTGGGCCGGTTCCCCGACGACTTCGGTGCCGCATCCGGCTCGACGTTCACCCTGTCGACGAGCTGGCGGAACCCGGTCCGGGTGCTCGACGCGGCCAACACGGTGGTCGACGAGCTCTCGCGGGCCTCGAAGGTCGAGGTCGGGCGTCTCCGGCCCCGCGACGGCGCACCCGAGGGAGCAGTCGAGGTCGCGTTCGGCGAGACCCTCGTCGACGAGGCCGACCAGGTCGCGCTCTGGTTCCGCCGCGCGCTGGAGGTCCCCGACGCCGACGGCGAGAAGCGCACCGCCGCTCTCCTCTTCCGCTCGAAGGCGACGCTGCCGGCCTTCGTCGAGGCTTTCACGCGGGCCGGAGTGCCCCATCACGTCCTCGGCGTGGGCGGGCTGCTCCGGCGCCCCGAGATCGTCGACCTGGTGAGCTGCCTTCGGGTCCTGCACGACCCCTCCGCCGGCTCCGAGCTGATCCGGCTGCTCGCCGGCGCGCGGTGGCGCGTGGGCGTCAAAGACATCGCCGTGCTCCGCCGGGTGGCGTCGTGGCTCTTCGCCCACGATCACGCGCAGAAGAAGCTCCCCGACGACGTGACAGATCGTTTCCGGTCATCGGTGTCTCCGGGCGAGCACGGATCGATCGTCGACGCCCTCGACTTCGTCGGCACCGCACCGACCTCGCACACCCAGTTGGAGGGCTTCACCTCCGAGGGCCTCGCCCGGATGCGCCGGCTCGCGCGTCAGCTCGCCTTCCTCCGCAACCGGATCGGGCTCGACCTCGTCGACCTGGTCGCCCTGGTCACGCAGGAGATGCTGCTCGACGTCGAGGTCGCGGCCGCGTCGGGGAGCCTCCACGGAGGCGGCTACCTCCAGGCGTTCGAAGACGAACTCGCCGGCTACGTGGCGACCGACGAATCGGCCAGCCTGGCCGGATTCCTCTCCTGGCTGGCCGCGGCCGAGCGCCGAGACGACCTCGGGCCGCGCTCGGACGCGAGCGAGCGCGGTGTCGTCCAGCTCCTGACGGTCCACGGCTCCAAGGGCCTCGAGTGGCAGATCGTCGGCGTCCCCCGGCTCGTCGAGGGCGAGCTCCCGGGTACCTCGCGCGAGGGGCGGGGCTGGCTCTCCTTCGGTCAGCTCCCGTTCGAGTTCCGCGGCGATGCGGGCGAGCTTCCCGTGCTCCCGTGGCGCGGCGTCGACGACCAGAAGGAATTCGACCAGGGGCTCAAGGTCTTCGAGGCCGAGCTCAAGGAGCGTCACCTGCAGGAGGAGCGCCGTCTCGCCTACGTCGCGATGACCAGGGCGCAGGACGACCTCCTGCTCTCGGGGTCCTTCTGGGCCACGCAGACGAAGCCGCGCAACCCCAGTCCCTACCTCGTGGAGCTGGTCGAAGCGGGGATCGTCCCGCAGGAGGCCCTGCCCGACGCCCCCGACTCCGACGAGAACCCCCTGGCCGAACTCTCCCGGACGCTCACCTGGCCGTTCGACCCGCTGGGCAAGCGCCGCGCGGCCGTGGAGAGCGCCGCCGAGGCCGTGCGCCGGGCTCCCGCCGACGCCGGCCGCTGGACGGGCGACCTCGAGCTCCTGCTCCGCGAGCGTGCGGCCGGGCGGGAGCGGGCCTCCCTCGTCGGGCTGCCGCAGCGCATCCCGGCGTCTCGGTTCAGGGACTTCGTGAACGATCCCGCGGCGGTCGCCCAGGCTCTCCGTCGGCCGCTTCCCGAGCGGCCCTACCGCGCGACGCGGTTGGGGACCCTCTTCCACTCCTGGGTCGAGGAGCGCTACCGACCGACCGGTCGCGGCGAGATGCTCGATGCCGGAGCCTTCGACCTCGACGTCGACCCGGAGGAGGGGCCGCAGCAGCGGGTCGCCGCCGACGCCCCCGTCGACGCCGACGACGCCCGGAGGCTCGCCGACCTCCAGGCGACGTTCGAGAGGTCGGAGTGGGCCGAGAGGGAGCCCGTCGACGTCGAGCTCGAGATCCACCTGCCCCTGGGCACGCGCACCGTCATCTGCAAGATCGACGCCGTCTTCGAGCGCGAGGGCCGGTTCCAGGTCGTCGACTGGAAGACGGGCAAGGCGCCGCGCGATGCCGCCGACCTCGCTCAGAAGCAGCTCCAGCTCGCGCTCTACCGCGAGGCGTACTCGGCCTACCGCGGGATCGACGCGGAATCCATCGACGCCTGCTTCTACTTCGTCGCCGACGACGAGGTGCTCGAACCCGACCGCGTCAGCGACCGCGACGAGCTGGAGCGGCTGTGGGCGGCCGTCGAGAGCGGCTCCGCGGGCCGGCCGGCCTAG
- a CDS encoding DUF3107 domain-containing protein, whose product MDIRIGITNSPREISFESAQTPAEVEKVVADALDSGKSYFTLKDTKGKVFLVPTAGVAYVEVGSEERGRVGFVS is encoded by the coding sequence GTGGACATTCGCATCGGTATCACCAACAGCCCCCGTGAGATCTCGTTCGAGTCGGCTCAGACGCCGGCCGAGGTGGAGAAGGTCGTCGCCGACGCCCTCGACTCCGGTAAGTCCTACTTCACTTTGAAGGACACCAAGGGCAAGGTCTTCCTCGTCCCGACCGCGGGCGTCGCCTACGTCGAGGTCGGCAGCGAAGAGCGCGGCCGCGTCGGCTTCGTCAGCTAG
- a CDS encoding phosphotransferase, whose protein sequence is MARTHLTLAALATAAVADLDVRAVGPHGSLGAGDYDSARLSGAAGEQWVIRVPRTQRAEAQQSADLVAIRSLSAGVRGRLSFEVPTYRGQAPIAQTRAIVYDYVAGAPLEASAVLAGTGLPSSVGAAVAAIHSLPTSFVTDAGLTSHTPFEAMRSSASVVDRAAATGLLPAALLERWETAIQDSLLWQFQPTVINGSLEASSFLVEDDRISGLLGWHDLQIGDPARDLAWVLGAPTPDSVDAVFDAYSAARGTSDRQLRHRATLYHELDLARYLLHGTHTKNTQVVDDAVAMMSRLVDAVQHHDERPLVVGTTEALDLDGVEDLLSATERRHG, encoded by the coding sequence ATGGCCAGAACCCACCTAACTCTAGCCGCGTTGGCAACGGCCGCCGTAGCCGACCTCGATGTCCGCGCGGTCGGTCCGCACGGCTCCCTCGGCGCGGGCGACTACGACTCCGCACGTCTCTCAGGGGCCGCCGGTGAGCAGTGGGTCATCCGCGTTCCCCGCACCCAGCGTGCCGAAGCGCAGCAGTCCGCCGACCTCGTCGCGATCCGCTCCCTGAGTGCCGGAGTGCGCGGCCGCCTCTCGTTCGAGGTCCCCACCTACCGGGGCCAGGCCCCCATCGCGCAGACGCGCGCGATCGTCTACGACTACGTCGCAGGAGCACCGCTCGAGGCCTCCGCGGTCCTCGCGGGCACGGGGCTCCCGTCGTCGGTGGGCGCGGCCGTCGCCGCGATCCACTCGCTGCCGACCAGCTTCGTCACCGACGCGGGTCTCACGAGCCACACTCCCTTCGAGGCGATGCGCTCCTCCGCGAGCGTCGTCGACCGGGCGGCCGCCACGGGGCTCCTGCCCGCGGCGCTGCTGGAGCGCTGGGAGACCGCCATCCAGGATTCCCTGCTCTGGCAGTTCCAGCCCACGGTCATCAACGGGTCGCTCGAGGCGTCGTCGTTCCTGGTGGAGGACGACCGGATCTCGGGGCTGCTCGGCTGGCACGATCTCCAGATCGGCGACCCGGCGCGCGACCTCGCCTGGGTTCTCGGAGCGCCGACGCCCGACAGCGTCGACGCCGTCTTCGACGCGTACAGCGCAGCGCGCGGCACGAGCGATCGCCAGCTCCGGCACCGGGCCACGCTCTATCACGAGCTCGATCTGGCCAGGTACCTGCTGCACGGTACGCACACCAAGAACACCCAGGTCGTCGACGACGCCGTGGCCATGATGTCGCGCCTCGTCGACGCTGTGCAGCACCACGACGAGCGCCCGCTCGTGGTGGGCACGACGGAGGCCCTCGACCTCGACGGCGTGGAGGACCTCCTCTCGGCGACCGAGCGGCGGCACGGCTAG
- a CDS encoding DEAD/DEAH box helicase produces MTFSDLSIDQDMVDALAAKGIIEPFPIQNQTIPLALAGQDIIGQAKTGTGKTFGFGLPIIQRIGLHPAPGVKVLVVVPTRELCVQVTEDLQVATANRPDTKVVSIYGGKAYEGQVEQLKAGAQIVVGTPGRLLDLAGQRLLDIKQVTEVVLDEADKMLDLGFLGDIEKIFAMTPATRHTMLFSATMPGPIVALARRFMSKPIHIRATDPDEGLTQANIKHVVYRAHNLDKDEVIARILQAEGRGRTVIFTRTKRAAAKLVEELNDRGFNAAAVHGDLNQEQRERAMAAFKAGKKDILIATDVAARGIDVNDVTHVINHTVPDDHDTYLHRAGRTGRAGKTGIAVTFVDWDDLHKWALINRALEMNIPEPVETYSSSPHLFADLDIPEGTRGRLKPTSREAAPARSTAPAGRSAGGTGSTGSRNRNRPRSGEGRTGESSGDQRPREAAAAPAVGAAAEGDASGAPRKRSRNRRRRPAGEAGQAQPSDS; encoded by the coding sequence GTGACATTCAGCGACCTTTCGATCGACCAGGACATGGTCGACGCTCTGGCGGCGAAGGGCATCATCGAACCCTTCCCGATCCAGAACCAGACCATCCCCCTCGCCCTCGCCGGCCAGGACATCATCGGCCAGGCCAAGACCGGCACCGGCAAGACCTTCGGCTTCGGCCTCCCGATCATCCAGCGGATCGGCCTCCATCCGGCGCCGGGCGTCAAGGTGCTCGTCGTCGTCCCGACGCGCGAGCTCTGCGTGCAGGTGACGGAGGACCTCCAGGTCGCGACCGCCAACCGCCCCGACACCAAGGTCGTGTCGATCTACGGGGGCAAGGCCTACGAGGGCCAGGTCGAGCAGCTCAAGGCCGGCGCGCAGATCGTTGTCGGAACGCCGGGCCGCCTCCTCGACCTCGCCGGTCAGCGACTCCTCGACATCAAGCAGGTCACCGAGGTCGTCCTCGACGAGGCCGACAAGATGCTCGACCTCGGCTTCCTCGGCGACATCGAGAAGATCTTCGCCATGACGCCGGCGACCCGCCACACGATGCTCTTCTCGGCGACGATGCCCGGGCCGATCGTCGCCCTGGCCCGCCGCTTCATGTCGAAGCCGATCCACATCCGCGCGACCGACCCCGACGAGGGTCTCACACAGGCGAACATCAAGCACGTCGTCTACCGAGCGCACAACCTCGACAAAGACGAGGTCATCGCGCGCATTCTGCAGGCCGAGGGTCGCGGCCGGACCGTCATCTTCACGCGGACGAAGCGCGCCGCCGCCAAGCTCGTCGAGGAGCTCAACGACCGCGGCTTCAACGCTGCCGCCGTGCACGGCGACCTCAACCAGGAGCAGCGCGAGCGCGCCATGGCCGCCTTCAAGGCGGGCAAGAAGGACATCCTGATCGCGACCGACGTCGCCGCCCGCGGCATCGACGTCAACGACGTCACGCACGTGATCAACCACACCGTGCCGGACGACCACGACACCTACCTGCACCGCGCCGGCCGCACCGGCCGCGCGGGCAAGACCGGCATCGCGGTCACCTTCGTCGATTGGGACGACCTGCACAAGTGGGCGCTCATCAACCGGGCTCTCGAGATGAACATCCCGGAGCCCGTCGAGACGTACTCGTCCAGCCCGCACCTCTTCGCCGACCTCGACATCCCCGAGGGCACGCGCGGACGCCTCAAGCCGACGTCGCGCGAGGCCGCTCCGGCGCGCAGCACCGCTCCGGCGGGCCGCAGCGCAGGCGGCACCGGCAGCACCGGTTCGCGCAACCGCAACCGCCCGCGATCGGGAGAGGGCCGAACCGGCGAGAGCTCGGGCGACCAGCGTCCCCGCGAGGCCGCCGCAGCGCCGGCCGTCGGTGCCGCCGCCGAGGGCGACGCCTCCGGCGCTCCGCGGAAGCGCAGCCGCAACCGCCGTCGTCGTCCCGCCGGTGAAGCGGGTCAGGCCCAGCCCAGCGACTCCTGA